Proteins from a genomic interval of Asterias rubens chromosome 16, eAstRub1.3, whole genome shotgun sequence:
- the LOC117300575 gene encoding dolichyl-diphosphooligosaccharide--protein glycosyltransferase subunit STT3A → MKSTTAYKAPSWLGRMSLEKQETLLKFCILTFCMILSFSTRLFSVLRFESVIHEFDPYFNYRTTRFLAEEGFYKFHNWFDDRAWYPLGRIIGGTIYPGLMVTSAVIYHAMNFLHLSIDVRNVCVFLAPLFSSLTTLVTYHLAKQLKDTGAGLVAAAMISIVPGYISRSVAGSYDNEGIAIFCMLLTYTLWIKSVKTGSMFWAALCALAYFYMVSSWGGYVFLINLIPMHVLALMVTGRFSHRIYVVYNTVYCLGTILSMQISFVGFQPVQSSEHMAALGVFGLCQILTFVEYVRSRLSQHYFDVLFRSVMLIVGVTVGAVGAVLMATGKISPWTGRFYSLLDPSYAKNNIPIIASVSEHQPTTWSSFYFDLQMHVFMFPVGMYYCFSKLTDANIFIILYGVTSLYFSGVMVRLMLVLAPVMCILSGIGISSILTTYVKNLDINKSDKKSKKAEASNYPIKNEVATAVVLMMTMFLITYTFHCTWVTSEAYSSPSIVLSARAGDGGRIIFDDFREAYYWLRHNTEEDAKVMSWWDYGYQITAMANRTILVDNNTWNNTHISRVGQAMASTEDKAYEIMRELDVNYVLVIFGGLTGYSSDDINKFLWMVRIGGSTDTGRHIKETDYYTPQGEFRVDREGSPTLLNCLMYKMCYYRFGKVYTESGKPTGYDRVRNAEIGNKDFELDVLEEAYTTEHWLVRIYKVKDLQNRGA, encoded by the exons ATGAAGTCCACCACAGCTTACAAGGCTCCATCATGGCTGGGTCGTATGTCCCTAGAGAAACAAGAAACCCTGCTCAAGTTCTGCATACTGACTTTCTGTATGATCCTTT CTTTCTCAACCCGTCTTTTCTCCGTGCTGCGCTTTGAAAGTGTCATCCATGAGTTTGATCCTTACTTCAACTATCGGACAACGAGATTCTTAGCGGAGGAAGGTTTCTACAAGTTTCACAACTGGTTTGATGATCGGGCATGGTACCCACTTGGGCGTATCATTGGGGGAACCATCTACCCAG GTTTAATGGTGACCTCTGCAGTCATCTACCATGCAATGAACTTCCTGCATCTGTCCATTGATGTCAGGAATGTCTGTGTGTTCCTGGCTCCTCTCTTCTCATCACTGACTACCTTAGTGACTTACCATCTCGCTAAGCAACTTAag gACACTGGAGCTGGATTAGTAGCCGCAGCAATGATCTCCATCGTGCCTGGTTATATCTCCCGTTCAGTGGCTGGTTCCTATGACAATGAGGGTATAGCCATCTTCTGTATGCTTCTGACTTACACTCTATGGATCAAATCCGTCAAGACAGGATCCATGTTCTGGGCAGCTCTCTGTGCTCTTGCCTACTTCTACATG GTTTCGTCCTGGGGTGGATACGTGTTCCTCATCAATCTGATCCCAATGCATGTGTTGGCCTTGATGGTTACCGGTCGATTCAGCCATCGCATCTATGTAGTCTACAACACTGTCTACTGCCTGGGGACCATCCTCTCTATGCAGATATCATTTGTGGGCTTTCAACCTGTGCAGTCAAGTGAACACATGGCT GCTTTGGGTGTGTTTGGACTGTGTCAGATTCTGACCTTCGTGGAGTATGTACGATCTCGTCTCAGCCAGCATTACTTTGATGTCCTGTTCCGTAGTGTTATGCTGATTGTTGGTGTGACTGTAGGAGCTGTTGGGGCTGTTCTCATGGCAACAGGAA AGATCTCACCATGGACTGGTCGTTTCTATTCCCTGTTGGATCCTTCATATGCTAAGAATAACATCCCAATCATTGCATCTGTTTCTGAGCATCAGCCTACTACATGGAGTTCATTCTACTTTGATCTACAGATGCATGTTTTCATGTTCCCTG TTGGTATGTACTACTGCTTCTCTAAGCTGACTGACGCTAACATCTTCATCATACTGTATGGAGTTACTAGTCTCTACTTCTCG GGTGTGATGGTACGTCTGATGTTGGTCCTAGCTCCAGTCATGTGTATCCTGTCAGGCATTGGCATCTCCTCCATCTTGACCACCTACGTCAAGAATCTAGACATCAACAAGAGTGATAAGAAGTCCAAGAAAGCAGAAGCATCCAACTACCCCATCAAGAACGAG GTTGCCACTGCTGTGGTTCTCATGATGACGATGTTCTTAATCACCTACACCTTTCATTGTACTTGGGTAACATCTGAAGCGTACTCCTCTCCATCCATCGTCCTATCAGCCAGGGCTGGAGACGGAGGCAGAATCATCTTTGATGACTTCCGTGAGGCTTACTACTGGCTCAGACATAACACTGAAGAG GACGCCAAAGTGATGTCATGGTGGGATTATGGGTATCAGATAACGGCCATGGCGAATAGAACCATCCTAGTGGATAACAACACTTGGAACAATACGCATATATCACGTGTTGGACAG GCTATGGCCTCTACAGAGGATAAAGCATATGAGATTATGAGAGAGCTTGACGTGAACTACGTGCTGGTTATATTTGGTGGCCTGACTGGTTACTCTTCAGATG ATATTAACAAGTTCCTATGGATGGTGCGTATTGGTGGCAGCACAGACACAGGACGTCACATCAAAGAGACTGACTACTACACACCACAAGGAGAGTTCCGTGTCGATAGAGAAGGCTCACCCACACTGCTCAACTGCCTCATGTATAAAATGTGCTACTATCGCTTTGGAAAAGTCTACACAGAATCAG GCAAGCCAACAGGATACGACCGTGTCCGCAACGCAGAGATCGGCAACAAAGATTTTGAATTAGATGTTCTAGAAGAAGCCTACACTACCGAACATTGGTTGGTTCGCATCTACAAAGTCAAAGACTTACAGAACCGTGGCGCGTAA
- the LOC117300573 gene encoding nucleoside diphosphate-linked moiety X motif 19-like, translated as MKHWKEAATVILAASIRQNGRVKMPIAATSKIQPNQESPNVAPFDYKVLMLQRTHRSSFFAGAQVFPGGGIDEADFSPKWMELFAEAGIKTLADFGPMVNISQNSRPPMIAVHRDSPIPSDIAFRICAIRETFEESGVLLVKPFSHLTTTKAPSAVQFGQHKLLGTSEAANLKVSKEWRQRVHKNASAFLDLCREYKSLPDVWSLAEWSNWLTPSDLPKKRYDTMFYLCCMETLPAANMDNKEIIQSQWLTPSQSLTQFVEEEYFLPPPQVYELQRLCRFQTLSELFSFSQQRALLGCLQYLPVRMNCNDGVISLLPGDSMYPKKPVFENIQGENIPVLDESIQDNTDQNSSQLNRQTFALGTRSVSTCRSVCSITHPNGHCSPLPLDECIDSIKSKL; from the exons ATGAAGCACTGGAAGGAGGCAGCCACTGTAATCTTAGCTGCCAGCATAAGACAAAATGGACGAGTTAAGATGCCGATAGCAGCGACATCCAAAATACAACCCAACCAAGAGAGTCCCAATGTCGCTCCATTTGACTATAAAGTACTAATGCTACAAAGGACCCATCGGAGCTCATTCTTTGCTGGTGCTCAGGTGTTTCCTGGTGGGGGTATCGACGAAGCAGATTTCTCCCCAAAGTGGATGGAACTGTTCGCTGAAGCCGGTATAAAAACACTTGCAGATTTTGGGCCGATGGTAAACATCAGTCAAAACAGCAGACCGCCGATGATCGCAGTGCACAGAGATTCACCCATACCCAGTGACATAGCATTCAGAATCTGCGCTATACGAGAAACATTTGAAGAATCTGGGGTACTTCTTGTAAAACCTTTCAGTCATCTTACTACTACTAAAGCACCCTCAGCAGTACAGTTTGGACAGCACAAGTTACTTGGAACCTCAGAGGCAGCAAACTTAAAAGTTAGCAAAGAGTGGCGACAGCGGGTGCATAAAAACGCCAGCGCCTTCTTAGACTTATGTCGTGAGTATAAGAGTCTTCCTGATGTATGGTCATTGGCGGAGTGGTCTAATTGGCTAACACCATCTGATTTACCCAAGAAGCGTTACGACACAATGTTCTATTTGTGTTGTATGGAGACTTTGCCCGCGGCTAACATGGATAACAAAGAGATAATTCAATCACAG TGGTTAACGCCGAGCCAATCTCTAACGCAGTTTGTTGAAGAGGAATACTTCCTACCACCACCCCAGGTTTACGAGCTTCAACGGCTATGTCGTTTCCAAACACTTTCGGAGTTATTCAGTTttagtcaacagagggcgctgttaggGTGTCTACAGTATCTCCCTGTGAGGATGAATTGCAACGACGGTGTAATTTCACTCTTACCAG GAGATTCAATGTATCCCAAGAAGCCAGTCTTTGAAAACATTCAAGGTGAGAACATTCCAGTACTAGATGAGTCGATACAAGACAACACTGACCAGAACTCCAGTCAGCTCAATCGTCAGACCTTTGCTTTAGGTACACGTAGTGTATCAACGTGCCGCTCTGTCTGTAGTATAACACATCCTAATGGTCACTGTTCACCATTACCGCTTGACGAATGTATTGattcaatcaaatcaaaattataa
- the LOC117300572 gene encoding cytochrome P450 3A29-like, producing MDGLDDTATPLLPSAEDGWQPPLFSTSTWTLLLSAGILFLVYDWWCHQVLARNGIRGPWPKPYIGNTMDWMFNKTGIVGFHQTCLAKYGKVVGFYFGRNPTIMVADVDLVRRICIKDFSSFVNRKPSPLENKPFHLALSVLRDDHWKDVRGILSPTFSGSKMKVMAPIINNCLDAMVRKVNKHHEEGKSIQCKDIYGGFLIDGIGCCAFGLDLNSQENDDDTFLQNAKDIFKFKFNFAILVLIFASFLSPILNYFNISSFSRKTIAYFENIMDQAIELRKSGNKKSVDFLQLMLDAEELSEADKAQSTEEEKQEHAHREKAGKRALTPDEIKSQGLVFFLAGFETSSTTLSLASYLLATNSEVQDRLIAEIDEIAPRAEDLTYEAITKLTYLDWFICETLRVYPPAVVSAREAGEDVSYHGFTIPKGTDVFFSIWLIHNDPEIWEEPEKFNPDRFSPENRENRHPCAWLPFGVGPRNCVGMRFALLQVKMGLVRMLQNFRLETCSETEIPPVLGKFGFLSPPNGVKLTAVPRS from the exons ATGGACGGGTTGGACGACACTGCCACACCGCTGCTGCCATCAGCTGAAGACGGCTGGCAACCTCCATTATTTTCAACATCAACATGGACTTTACTCCTCTCAGCTGGAATCCTGTTTCTTGT GTATGATTGGTGGTGTCACCAGGTTCTTGCTCGCAATGGAATACGAGGACCATGGCCCAAACCTTACATTGGCAACACAATGGATTGGATGTTCAATAAAAcg GGAATAGTCGGCTTCCATCAAACCTGTTTGGCCAAATACGGAAAGGTCGTTGG TTTCTACTTTGGAAGAAATCCAACAATTATGGTCGCAGATGTCGATTTGGTGAGAAGAATTTGCATCAAGGATTTCTCCTCCTTTGTCAATCGAAAG CCATCTCCACTTGAGAACAAACCATTCCATTTAGCATTGTCCGTACTGAGAGATGATCATTGGAAAGATGTCCGTGGTATTCTCAGCCCAACATTCAGTGGATCCAAAATGAAAGTG ATGGCTCCCATTATCAATAACTGCTTGGATGCGATGGTAAGAAAGGTCAACAAGCATCATGAGGAGGGCAAAAGCATCCAGTGCAAAGA TATCTATGGAGGATTTTTGATTGACGGCATCGGGTGTTGCGCCTTTGGACTCGACCTAAACTCccaagagaatgatgatgacACATTCCTCCAAAATGCCAAAGATATCttcaaatttaaattcaatttcGCAATTCTGGTACTTA TTTTTGCGTCTTTCCTTTCGCCCATTCTGAACTACTTCAACATTAGCAGTTTCAGTCGTAAAACAATTGCCTACTTTGAGAACATAATGGATCAGGCTATAGAGCTACGGAAAAGTGGAAACAAGAag AGTGTGGACTTCCTGCAGCTCATGCTGGATGCTGAGGAATTATCTGAGGCTGATAAAGCTCAGTCTACTGAAGAGGAAAAACAGGAGCATGCACATCGTGAGAAAGCAGGAAAAAGGGCCCTGACACCAGATGAGATCAAGTCTCAG GGTTTGGTATTCTTCTTAGCTGGTTTTGAGACATCCAGCACAACTCTTAGTCTTGCCTCTTACCTCTTGGCGACCAACTCTGAAGTCCAAGACAGGCTGATTGCTGAGATTGATGAGATTGCTCCACGAGCTGAAGACTTGACCTACGAGGCCATCACCAAGTTGACTTACCTAGACTGGTTCATTTGTGAGACTCTGCGTGTCTATCCCCCTGCCGTAGT ATCTGCTCGTGAGGCAGGTGAAGATGTTAGTTATCATGGCTTCACAATTCCAAAGGGAACTGATGTTTTCTTTTCCATCTGGTTAATCCATAATGATCCTGAGATCTGGGAAGAGCCAGAAAAATTCAACCCTGACAG GTTTTCTCCTGAGAATCGTGAGAATCGCCACCCCTGTGCATGGTTGCCGTTTGGTGTGGGACCACGTAACTGTGTTGGGATGAGATTCGCTCTGCTGCAG GTGAAGATGGGTTTGGTGCGCATGTTGCAGAATTTCCGCCTTGAGACATGTTCTGAAACTGAG